In Leisingera sp. NJS204, the following are encoded in one genomic region:
- the ptsP gene encoding phosphoenolpyruvate--protein phosphotransferase, whose translation MADTTESESRKLLVRLREAMAGDDAGQARLDKITHLIADSMGTEVCSVYLFRDDETLELCATQGLNLESVHQTRMRIGEGLVGRVARYGKVVNTPDAPNAKGFRYMPETGEERFSSFLGVPVQRLGEMLGVLVVQSKEGREFSADAVYALEVVAMVIAEMTELGAFVGEGAALSPLHKQPVLIHGTSAQEGAAEGHVWLHEPRVIVTNPIADDPQRELERMNSAVEELRVGVDKMLEVSRNGDKDQLQVLEAYRMFANSKGWMRRMEEDIARGLSAEAAVEKEQSQARARMSQVQDAYLRERLSDLDDLSNRLLRILTGQGADTGAELPDNPILIARNIGPGDLLEYGRGLRGIVLEEGSVGSHAAIVARALAIPLVVNAKRITTEALNGDHIMVDGDQGVVHLRPDDTVVGAFRDKIAMHTKAQERYASIRSKAAVTTDGQRINMVMNAGLMADLPSLDSSGAEGVGLFRTELQFLVRNQMPKRSELVALYKRVLDAAHGKPVIFRTLDIGSDKVLPYMKPTDEPNPALGWRAIRVGLDKPGIMRMQLQALLRSAEGRPLSIMFPFVAQFEEYRAAKAEVDKTIERERILGHVLPAELEIGAMLETPSLAYAPQKFFDEVAFISIGGNDLKQFFFAADRENERVRKRYDTLNVSFLSFIERIVERCAISGTPLSFCGEDAGRPVEAVCLAAMGIRTLSMRPASIGPVKSLLLRVDLGELRKIIADARHRGDQAVRPAVMKYLREL comes from the coding sequence ATGGCTGATACAACGGAATCCGAAAGCAGGAAGCTTCTGGTTCGCCTGCGCGAGGCGATGGCGGGCGACGATGCCGGCCAGGCGCGGCTCGACAAGATCACCCATCTGATCGCCGACAGCATGGGGACAGAGGTGTGCTCGGTCTATCTGTTCCGCGATGACGAGACGCTGGAGCTGTGTGCAACCCAGGGTTTGAATCTGGAATCTGTGCACCAGACCCGGATGCGCATCGGCGAGGGCCTGGTGGGCCGGGTGGCAAGATACGGCAAGGTGGTGAACACGCCGGATGCGCCCAATGCCAAGGGGTTCCGCTATATGCCGGAAACCGGGGAGGAGCGGTTTTCCTCCTTCCTTGGGGTGCCGGTGCAGCGGCTGGGCGAGATGCTGGGCGTCTTGGTGGTTCAGTCCAAGGAGGGGCGCGAGTTTTCAGCCGATGCGGTCTATGCGCTGGAAGTGGTGGCGATGGTCATCGCTGAGATGACCGAGCTGGGCGCCTTTGTCGGCGAAGGCGCGGCCCTGTCGCCACTGCACAAGCAGCCGGTTCTGATCCACGGTACCTCGGCCCAGGAAGGCGCGGCGGAAGGCCACGTCTGGCTGCATGAGCCGCGGGTGATTGTGACCAATCCGATTGCCGATGATCCCCAGCGGGAGCTGGAGCGGATGAACAGCGCGGTCGAGGAACTGCGGGTCGGCGTTGACAAGATGCTGGAAGTCTCCCGCAACGGCGACAAAGATCAGCTGCAGGTTCTTGAAGCTTACCGGATGTTTGCCAATTCCAAAGGCTGGATGCGGCGGATGGAAGAAGACATCGCCCGTGGCCTGAGCGCCGAAGCCGCGGTGGAAAAAGAGCAATCCCAGGCCCGCGCCCGGATGAGCCAGGTGCAGGACGCCTATCTGCGCGAACGGCTGAGCGACCTGGATGACCTCTCAAACCGCCTGCTGCGGATTCTGACCGGGCAGGGGGCGGACACCGGTGCCGAGCTGCCGGACAACCCCATCCTGATCGCCCGCAACATAGGTCCGGGGGATCTGCTGGAGTATGGTCGCGGCCTGCGGGGCATCGTGCTGGAGGAAGGCTCGGTCGGATCCCACGCCGCTATTGTCGCGCGGGCCCTGGCGATTCCGCTGGTGGTGAATGCCAAGCGGATCACCACCGAGGCGCTGAACGGCGACCACATCATGGTGGATGGCGATCAGGGCGTGGTGCATCTGCGGCCGGATGACACGGTTGTCGGCGCCTTCCGCGACAAGATCGCGATGCATACCAAGGCGCAGGAACGCTATGCCTCGATCCGCAGCAAGGCGGCGGTCACCACCGACGGCCAGCGCATCAATATGGTGATGAATGCCGGCTTGATGGCAGACCTGCCGTCATTGGATAGTTCGGGTGCTGAAGGTGTGGGGCTGTTTCGCACGGAATTGCAATTTCTAGTGCGCAATCAGATGCCGAAGCGTTCGGAGCTGGTTGCTTTGTACAAGCGGGTGCTGGATGCAGCCCATGGTAAACCGGTGATTTTCCGGACTCTGGACATCGGATCCGACAAAGTTCTGCCTTACATGAAACCGACGGATGAGCCGAACCCTGCACTGGGCTGGCGGGCGATCCGGGTGGGGCTGGACAAGCCCGGCATCATGCGGATGCAGCTGCAGGCGCTGTTGCGCTCTGCCGAAGGGCGGCCGCTGTCGATAATGTTCCCCTTTGTTGCCCAATTCGAAGAATACCGCGCGGCCAAGGCCGAGGTGGACAAGACTATCGAACGCGAGCGCATCCTGGGCCACGTGCTGCCGGCCGAGCTGGAGATCGGCGCAATGCTGGAGACGCCGTCGCTGGCCTATGCGCCGCAGAAGTTCTTTGACGAGGTGGCCTTTATCTCGATCGGCGGCAATGACCTGAAACAGTTCTTTTTCGCCGCCGACCGCGAGAATGAGCGGGTGCGCAAACGCTATGACACGCTGAATGTGAGCTTCCTGAGCTTCATCGAGCGCATCGTGGAACGCTGCGCCATCTCAGGCACGCCGCTCAGCTTTTGCGGCGAGGACGCGGGCCGCCCTGTCGAGGCCGTATGCCTGGCCGCCATGGGCATCCGCACGCTGTCGATGCGCCCGGCCTCTATCGGACCGGTCAAGTCACTGCTGCTGCGGGTCGATCTGGGCGAGCTGCGCAAGATCATCGCGGATGC